Proteins encoded within one genomic window of Nitrospira sp. CR1.1:
- the rplN gene encoding 50S ribosomal protein L14 encodes MIQNYTYMDVADNSGAKQVMCFHVLGGTRRRYGSLGDIVVVAVKEAIPQAGVKKGDVSRAVIVRTTKEVRRDDGSYIKFDRNACVLINAQGEPVGTRIFGPVARELRWKKFMKIISLAPEVL; translated from the coding sequence ATGATTCAGAATTACACATACATGGATGTGGCCGATAATTCCGGCGCGAAGCAGGTCATGTGTTTTCACGTTCTCGGTGGAACCAGGCGTCGGTACGGCTCACTTGGGGACATTGTCGTGGTCGCTGTTAAGGAGGCAATTCCTCAGGCCGGCGTAAAAAAGGGCGACGTGAGTCGGGCGGTCATTGTGCGTACAACCAAGGAAGTGCGGCGTGATGACGGTTCCTATATCAAGTTTGACCGTAACGCCTGCGTCCTGATCAATGCTCAGGGCGAGCCAGTTGGGACTCGCATTTTCGGCCCAGTCGCGCGTGAACTTCGTTGGAAGAAGTTTATGAAAATTATTTCGCTTGCGCCGGAAGTCTTGTAG
- the rpsQ gene encoding 30S ribosomal protein S17 — protein sequence MKEGQQHRREWYGNVVSNKMNKTVVVAVERSVIHPIYKKVLRRVTKLKAHDEGNVCKVGDRVQLSETRPISKDKHWRVVRVMVKGQPEK from the coding sequence ATGAAGGAAGGCCAACAACATCGACGCGAGTGGTATGGCAACGTCGTCAGCAACAAAATGAATAAAACGGTAGTCGTTGCCGTTGAACGATCGGTTATTCACCCTATTTACAAAAAGGTCCTTCGGCGGGTCACCAAGCTCAAGGCGCACGACGAGGGCAATGTATGTAAGGTCGGGGACCGAGTTCAGTTGAGCGAAACCCGCCCAATCAGCAAGGATAAGCATTGGCGCGTGGTACGCGTCATGGTCAAAGGGCAACCTGAAAAGTAA
- the rpmC gene encoding 50S ribosomal protein L29, translated as MDVKDLSGLSLEELAEKEKQLRQELFNFRFQLGIGRLENPMQVRSTKRDIARLKTVRRQLELLQTQADPSVGK; from the coding sequence ATGGATGTGAAGGATCTAAGCGGGCTCTCGCTGGAGGAGTTGGCCGAAAAAGAAAAACAGTTGCGGCAGGAACTGTTTAATTTCCGATTCCAGCTCGGCATTGGTCGCCTGGAAAACCCAATGCAGGTTAGAAGTACAAAGCGCGATATTGCCCGCCTGAAAACAGTACGGCGTCAATTGGAATTGCTGCAGACACAGGCCGACCCGTCGGTCGGAAAGTAA
- the rplP gene encoding 50S ribosomal protein L16, whose amino-acid sequence MLAPKKVKFRKMQKGRMRGKAYRGGAITLGEFGLKALEPGWITSRQIEAARIAITRFVKRGGQVWTRIFPDKPITKKPAETRMGKGKGNPEYWVAVVKPGRIMYEMGGVAPDIAKQALKLASYKLPIATKFVVRGEFQ is encoded by the coding sequence GTGTTAGCGCCAAAGAAAGTTAAGTTCAGAAAAATGCAGAAGGGCCGGATGCGGGGGAAGGCCTATCGGGGCGGAGCCATTACTCTCGGGGAGTTCGGTTTGAAAGCCCTTGAGCCAGGATGGATCACCAGCCGGCAAATCGAGGCTGCTCGAATTGCCATTACCCGTTTCGTGAAACGTGGCGGTCAGGTTTGGACGAGAATTTTCCCGGATAAACCAATTACCAAGAAACCGGCCGAAACCCGCATGGGTAAAGGTAAGGGCAATCCAGAGTATTGGGTGGCCGTGGTGAAGCCTGGACGCATCATGTATGAAATGGGTGGTGTGGCTCCTGATATTGCCAAGCAGGCGTTGAAGCTTGCTTCCTATAAGTTGCCCATTGCCACGAAGTTCGTGGTCCGCGGCGAGTTTCAGTAA
- the rpsC gene encoding 30S ribosomal protein S3: MGQKTHPIGYRIGYNYTWSSRWYADKDYARLLHQDIKIRKMVKAKLYHAGVAKVEIERSGDQTRVIIHTARPGIIIGRKGAEVDKLKAALEKEYSGQAYITVKEIKKPELDAQLVSENVATQLEKRVAFRRAMKRSVQSALRLGAQGIKIMVAGRLGGAEIARTEWYREGRVPLHTLRAEVDYGFAEAHTTMGQIGVKTWIYKGELLPALQLKPDSTLGRLG; the protein is encoded by the coding sequence ATGGGTCAGAAGACACATCCAATTGGCTATCGCATCGGCTACAACTACACCTGGAGCTCGCGCTGGTACGCAGACAAGGACTATGCGCGACTGCTTCATCAAGACATCAAGATTCGGAAGATGGTGAAAGCCAAGCTGTACCACGCCGGTGTTGCCAAGGTGGAAATAGAGCGATCCGGAGATCAAACCCGTGTGATCATTCACACCGCTCGCCCCGGAATTATCATTGGCCGAAAGGGAGCTGAAGTCGATAAGTTGAAAGCGGCTCTCGAGAAAGAATATTCGGGTCAAGCGTACATTACCGTCAAAGAGATTAAGAAGCCTGAGCTGGACGCCCAATTGGTGAGTGAAAATGTCGCTACCCAGTTGGAAAAGCGTGTTGCCTTCAGGCGCGCGATGAAACGTAGCGTGCAGTCCGCGCTTCGTCTGGGCGCCCAGGGGATCAAAATTATGGTGGCAGGACGCTTGGGTGGCGCTGAAATTGCCCGAACGGAATGGTATCGCGAAGGGCGGGTGCCTCTGCATACTCTGCGGGCCGAAGTGGATTATGGTTTTGCAGAGGCCCACACGACCATGGGACAGATCGGGGTGAAAACCTGGATCTATAAGGGTGAGTTGTTGCCAGCGCTTCAGTTAAAGCCTGATTCTACGCTCGGACGACTTGGGTAA
- the rplV gene encoding 50S ribosomal protein L22, whose amino-acid sequence MAEAKANLRFVRVTPRKARVVIDMIRGQQVPMALAMLRHTPKHAARVIEKLLRSAVANAEQKELGDSDEMWVSQAVVNCGPIYKRFRARSMGRANSIQKRTSHITIAVAAPNATHSS is encoded by the coding sequence ATGGCAGAGGCAAAAGCAAATCTACGTTTCGTGAGAGTCACGCCAAGGAAGGCGCGAGTGGTGATCGATATGATTCGCGGCCAGCAAGTGCCCATGGCATTGGCTATGCTCCGGCATACCCCAAAGCACGCGGCGCGAGTCATTGAGAAACTCCTTCGATCTGCGGTGGCCAATGCCGAGCAGAAAGAGTTAGGCGACAGTGATGAGATGTGGGTGTCGCAGGCCGTAGTGAACTGCGGCCCTATTTACAAGCGTTTTAGGGCACGATCGATGGGGCGAGCCAACTCCATTCAGAAGCGGACTAGCCATATCACGATCGCGGTTGCTGCTCCCAACGCCACTCACAGCAGCTAA
- the rpsS gene encoding 30S ribosomal protein S19 yields MPRSITKGPFVDDHLVKKVEQMNQTKDRKLIKTWSRRSTVIPDMIGHTFAVHNGKKFIPVFVTENMVGHKLGEFAPTRFFKGHGQAKTEKAVALK; encoded by the coding sequence ATGCCTCGTTCAATTACCAAGGGCCCCTTCGTCGATGACCATCTGGTCAAGAAAGTCGAGCAGATGAATCAGACGAAAGACCGAAAGTTAATTAAGACCTGGTCTCGCCGATCAACGGTCATTCCTGACATGATCGGGCACACGTTTGCGGTTCATAACGGCAAAAAGTTCATTCCTGTTTTTGTGACGGAAAATATGGTTGGCCATAAGCTGGGAGAATTTGCTCCAACGCGCTTTTTCAAAGGGCACGGGCAAGCAAAAACCGAAAAGGCAGTGGCGCTTAAGTAA
- the rplB gene encoding 50S ribosomal protein L2: MALKIYKPTSPGRRGMTAIQGEKLTKKKPEKSLTGFHLRTGGRNNDGRLTIRFRGGGHKRLYRQIDFRRDKAGIPAKVAAIEYDPNRSSRIALLHYRDGEKRYILAPVGLAMGDTVQSGEGAEVRPGNALPLVNMPLGTTIHNIELKPGKGAQLIRSAGGSAQVMGRDGAYVQVRLKSGEMRKVLSTCMATVGQVGNVDHENVVVGKAGRTRWKGKRPHVRGVVMNPVDHPHGGGEGKSGQGNPHPVSPWGTPAKGYKTRKNKATDKFIIARRKK, from the coding sequence ATGGCATTAAAAATTTATAAGCCGACATCCCCGGGCCGTCGCGGTATGACTGCAATCCAGGGGGAGAAACTCACCAAGAAGAAGCCTGAGAAGTCTTTGACGGGGTTTCATCTCCGCACGGGTGGGCGGAATAATGACGGGCGTCTGACTATCCGATTCCGTGGGGGTGGGCACAAGCGCCTCTATCGCCAAATTGATTTCCGACGTGACAAAGCCGGTATTCCGGCAAAGGTTGCGGCCATTGAATACGATCCGAATCGCTCATCAAGAATTGCTCTTTTGCATTACCGCGATGGTGAGAAGCGCTATATCTTGGCGCCGGTCGGTCTCGCCATGGGCGATACGGTGCAGTCCGGGGAGGGTGCGGAGGTGCGGCCTGGAAATGCTCTCCCGCTCGTCAATATGCCTCTGGGTACCACGATTCACAACATTGAGCTAAAGCCTGGTAAGGGTGCGCAATTAATCCGCAGTGCCGGTGGGTCTGCTCAAGTGATGGGCCGCGATGGGGCGTATGTTCAGGTTCGTCTCAAGTCCGGTGAAATGCGAAAAGTGTTATCCACGTGTATGGCAACGGTCGGTCAAGTGGGAAACGTCGATCATGAGAATGTTGTTGTGGGTAAGGCTGGGCGTACGCGCTGGAAGGGAAAGCGTCCTCACGTACGCGGTGTGGTGATGAATCCTGTCGATCACCCGCATGGCGGCGGCGAGGGAAAATCAGGACAGGGTAATCCTCATCCCGTCTCTCCCTGGGGTACTCCGGCCAAGGGCTACAAGACGCGAAAGAATAAGGCAACGGATAAATTCATCATCGCGCGCAGGAAAAAGTAG
- a CDS encoding 50S ribosomal protein L23, whose protein sequence is MKGDLHQVLIQPLLTEKITALREQSNTVGFLVHPDANKIQIKQAVESLLKVKVSRVNVVNIRGKIKRLGRFVGKRSDWKKAFVTLKEGEKLELYETV, encoded by the coding sequence ATGAAAGGCGATCTTCATCAAGTCTTGATCCAGCCATTGTTGACGGAAAAGATTACGGCTTTGCGTGAGCAGAGTAACACTGTGGGGTTTCTGGTTCACCCGGATGCCAATAAAATTCAGATCAAACAAGCCGTCGAGAGCCTCTTAAAGGTCAAGGTGTCGCGGGTCAATGTGGTCAATATTCGCGGCAAGATTAAGCGACTGGGGCGTTTTGTTGGAAAGCGATCCGATTGGAAAAAGGCATTTGTCACGTTGAAGGAAGGCGAGAAGCTCGAGCTGTACGAAACGGTGTAG
- the rplD gene encoding 50S ribosomal protein L4, with translation MPIVDVVDSRKKKVGSVDLPDEVFGCKPHASLVHEAVVMQRACDRQGTASTLRRGEVSGSGKKPWKQKHTGRARAGSLRSPVWRHGGTVFGPKPRSYAFGMPRKKYRAALQSVLSAKVSEGNVLVVSELSIAEAKTKLLANLLGQLGISGTALLIVADPNSHVVQAGKNLSSVTVLRPEELNVYDVLRCHSLVIPQEELGRVKEVWS, from the coding sequence ATGCCGATCGTTGATGTCGTCGATTCAAGAAAGAAAAAAGTCGGTAGCGTCGATTTGCCTGACGAAGTGTTCGGCTGCAAACCGCATGCGTCACTTGTTCATGAGGCCGTCGTGATGCAGCGGGCGTGTGACCGTCAAGGCACCGCATCAACCTTGCGTCGCGGTGAGGTGAGCGGATCTGGGAAGAAGCCGTGGAAGCAAAAGCACACGGGCCGTGCTCGCGCCGGATCTTTGCGATCTCCTGTTTGGCGTCACGGCGGCACAGTGTTTGGCCCTAAGCCTAGAAGCTACGCGTTCGGGATGCCAAGGAAGAAGTATCGCGCGGCTCTTCAGAGTGTACTTTCGGCCAAGGTGTCTGAGGGCAATGTGCTTGTGGTATCTGAGTTGTCTATTGCTGAGGCCAAAACAAAATTGTTGGCAAATCTATTGGGTCAGCTTGGAATTTCAGGAACGGCCTTGCTTATAGTTGCCGATCCCAACTCTCATGTGGTTCAAGCGGGAAAAAATCTTTCAAGCGTTACCGTGTTACGACCAGAAGAATTGAACGTCTATGACGTGCTTCGTTGCCATTCCCTCGTCATTCCGCAGGAGGAGCTGGGGCGAGTCAAAGAGGTGTGGTCATGA
- the rplC gene encoding 50S ribosomal protein L3: protein MTNGLLGKKLGMTQIYDESILEPVTVIEAGPCRVVAIKTKERDGYEAVQLSFGEVKERALSSGELGHLKKHQAPASRWLREFPKTGDVAVGATVKVDIFKKGDWVDVVGVSKGKGFQGVVRRHNYAGGPETHGSMFHRAPGSIGASSYPSRVWKNKALPGHMGDERVTVQRLKVIDARPDENLLFVRGAVPGGANGLLVVRKSKKS from the coding sequence ATGACAAACGGATTGTTAGGTAAAAAATTGGGGATGACCCAAATTTATGATGAAAGTATTCTCGAACCGGTAACGGTCATCGAGGCAGGTCCTTGTCGCGTGGTTGCGATCAAGACCAAAGAGCGTGATGGCTATGAGGCCGTTCAGCTGTCTTTCGGTGAGGTGAAGGAGCGAGCCCTCTCGAGCGGCGAACTTGGACATTTGAAGAAGCATCAGGCGCCTGCCAGCCGTTGGTTACGTGAATTCCCGAAAACGGGGGATGTTGCGGTTGGCGCGACTGTGAAGGTCGATATCTTCAAGAAGGGTGATTGGGTTGATGTGGTTGGTGTTTCAAAGGGTAAGGGTTTTCAGGGTGTCGTGAGGCGCCACAATTATGCTGGCGGCCCTGAGACGCATGGTTCTATGTTCCATCGTGCTCCGGGTTCGATCGGTGCGAGCTCGTATCCGTCACGTGTTTGGAAAAATAAGGCCTTACCTGGTCATATGGGGGATGAGCGTGTCACGGTTCAACGCTTGAAGGTGATCGACGCCCGTCCAGATGAAAACCTGTTGTTTGTCCGCGGAGCAGTGCCCGGTGGTGCGAATGGGTTGCTGGTTGTGCGGAAGTCGAAAAAGAGTTGA
- the rpsJ gene encoding 30S ribosomal protein S10 produces the protein MKVDQRIRIRLRGFDYRVLDQSVVEIVETVRRSGARVVGPIPLPTRIEKFTVQRSTHVDKKSREQFEIRTHKRLLDIMEPTPETMDSLMKLNLAAGVDVEIKL, from the coding sequence GTGAAAGTCGATCAAAGAATTCGCATCAGGCTGCGTGGTTTTGATTATCGCGTGCTTGATCAGTCCGTGGTGGAGATTGTTGAAACGGTCAGGCGTAGTGGCGCGCGGGTTGTCGGGCCTATCCCATTGCCGACTCGAATTGAAAAATTTACAGTGCAGCGTTCGACTCACGTGGATAAAAAATCACGCGAGCAATTTGAGATTCGTACGCACAAGCGTCTGCTGGATATCATGGAGCCTACGCCAGAGACTATGGACTCACTGATGAAGCTCAATTTGGCGGCTGGTGTAGACGTGGAGATTAAGCTCTGA
- the tuf gene encoding elongation factor Tu, with protein sequence MAKAKFERRKPHVNIGTIGHVDHGKTTLTSALTKICSDRGMAKFVSYDEVAKASESQGRRDASKIMTIAISHVEYETDNRHYAHVDCPGHADYVKNMITGAAQMDGAILVVSAADGPMPQTREHILLARQVGVPYIVVFLNKADKVDDKELLELVELEVRELLTKYDFPGDKIPIVQGSALKAVEGDQGPLGVPSILKLLDAVDTYIPTPTRAIDKPFLMPIEDVFTISGRGTVVTGRCEKGIVKVGDEIEIVGLRPTQTTIVTGVEMFRKVLDEGQAGDNIGVLLRGTKKEDVERGMVLAKPKSITPHTKFKAEIYVLTKEEGGRHTPFFNGYRPQFYFRTTDVTGIVTLAAGVEMVMPGDNVTVTGELISPIAMDQGLRFAVREGGKTVGSGVVTEILA encoded by the coding sequence ATGGCGAAGGCGAAATTTGAGCGACGAAAGCCGCACGTGAACATCGGGACGATCGGGCACGTGGACCATGGCAAGACGACGCTGACGAGTGCGTTGACCAAGATCTGTTCGGATCGCGGGATGGCGAAATTTGTCAGTTACGACGAAGTGGCCAAGGCGAGCGAGAGCCAGGGGCGCCGCGATGCCAGCAAGATCATGACGATCGCGATCAGCCACGTCGAGTATGAGACGGACAACCGGCACTATGCGCACGTAGACTGCCCGGGCCACGCCGACTATGTGAAGAACATGATCACCGGCGCCGCGCAGATGGATGGGGCGATCCTGGTGGTCAGTGCCGCCGACGGCCCGATGCCGCAGACCCGGGAGCACATTTTGTTGGCGCGCCAAGTCGGCGTCCCCTACATCGTGGTGTTCCTGAACAAGGCGGACAAGGTCGATGACAAGGAATTGCTCGAGTTGGTCGAGCTCGAAGTGCGGGAGTTGCTGACCAAGTACGACTTCCCGGGCGACAAGATTCCGATCGTGCAAGGGTCGGCCTTGAAAGCGGTCGAAGGCGATCAGGGACCATTGGGGGTGCCGTCCATCTTGAAGTTGTTGGACGCGGTTGATACCTACATTCCGACCCCGACGCGCGCCATTGATAAGCCGTTCTTGATGCCGATTGAAGACGTGTTCACGATCAGTGGGCGCGGCACGGTCGTCACAGGTCGGTGCGAAAAGGGCATTGTGAAGGTCGGCGACGAAATCGAAATCGTCGGGTTGCGGCCGACGCAGACGACGATCGTGACGGGTGTCGAAATGTTCCGCAAGGTGCTGGACGAGGGGCAGGCGGGCGACAACATCGGAGTCTTGCTGCGCGGCACGAAGAAGGAAGACGTGGAGCGGGGCATGGTGCTGGCCAAGCCGAAGAGCATTACGCCGCACACGAAGTTCAAGGCCGAGATCTATGTCTTGACGAAGGAAGAGGGCGGGCGCCATACGCCGTTCTTCAACGGCTACCGGCCGCAGTTTTACTTCCGGACGACCGACGTGACGGGGATCGTGACGTTGGCGGCGGGAGTGGAGATGGTGATGCCGGGCGATAACGTCACGGTGACGGGCGAATTGATCAGCCCGATTGCGATGGATCAGGGGTTGCGGTTCGCCGTCCGCGAAGGCGGCAAGACTGTCGGCTCGGGCGTCGTTACGGAAATTCTAGCTTAG
- the fusA gene encoding elongation factor G, producing MARQTPLERTRNIGIMAHIDAGKTTTTERILFYTGMTHKMGEVHEGAATMDWMEQERERGITITAAATTCFWRDHRINIIDTPGHVDFTIEVERSLRVLDGAVAAFDSVQGVEPQSETVWRQADKYEVPRIAFMNKMDRIGADFYASVQSIIDRLGANPVPVQIPIGRESEFRGSVDLISMKGYFYDDETLGAKYKIGEIPADMVDQANDYRQKMLDAVAEFDDQVMEKYLNGQSLTEEEVRRVVRAGTIAMKVVPVLCGSAFKNKGVQQLLDAVVDFLPSPVDIPPVIGVDPATGKDVERGPSDSEPFSALAFKIMTDPFAGQLTFFRVYSGTLKTGTPVLNVTKGTKDRVGRLLKMHANKREEIEIVYAGDIAAAVGLKSATTGDTLADEKQPVLLEIMKFPEPVIAMAIEPKTKPDQEKMGFALQKLAQEDPSFRVRTDEETAQTIIAGMGELHLEIIVDRLMREFKVEANVGKPEVAFRETIRRKAEAESKYIKQTGGRGQYGHVVLTVEPSESGKGLEFINKTVGGSIPKEYIPAIEKGVKERMETGVVAGFPLRDVKVTVIDGSYHDVDSNEMAFKIAASMGFADACKKADPVLLEPIMKVEVLVPQDFMGDVIGNLNGRRGKVQGMKVRAGAQAIEATVPLMEMFGYATDLRSRTQGRATYSMEFDRYDQVPRQIAEAITAKHRGE from the coding sequence GTGGCTAGGCAGACACCGTTAGAGCGTACAAGAAATATCGGCATCATGGCCCACATCGATGCCGGAAAGACGACAACCACTGAGCGCATTCTCTTCTATACGGGCATGACCCATAAAATGGGGGAAGTGCACGAGGGTGCTGCCACCATGGACTGGATGGAGCAGGAGCGCGAGCGTGGTATTACGATCACCGCGGCTGCTACGACCTGTTTTTGGCGTGACCACCGTATCAATATTATTGATACGCCTGGGCATGTGGATTTTACGATTGAGGTGGAGCGGTCCCTTCGTGTGTTGGATGGCGCGGTCGCGGCATTCGATTCTGTTCAGGGTGTCGAGCCGCAGTCTGAGACTGTCTGGCGTCAGGCGGATAAGTACGAGGTCCCCCGCATCGCTTTCATGAATAAAATGGATCGGATTGGCGCGGATTTTTATGCGAGTGTCCAATCGATAATCGACAGGCTTGGCGCTAATCCTGTTCCTGTTCAGATTCCAATTGGCCGAGAGTCCGAGTTTCGTGGTTCCGTAGATCTGATTTCGATGAAGGGCTATTTTTACGACGACGAGACGCTCGGAGCCAAGTACAAGATCGGCGAAATCCCGGCTGATATGGTCGATCAGGCCAATGACTATCGGCAAAAAATGCTCGATGCAGTCGCTGAATTCGATGACCAGGTCATGGAGAAGTACCTCAACGGTCAATCGCTGACTGAGGAGGAGGTTCGCCGGGTAGTTCGTGCGGGAACTATTGCGATGAAGGTTGTTCCTGTTCTCTGTGGGTCGGCCTTCAAGAACAAGGGTGTGCAGCAACTGTTGGATGCCGTGGTGGATTTCCTCCCATCGCCAGTCGATATTCCTCCAGTTATTGGTGTGGATCCGGCCACTGGAAAAGATGTGGAGCGTGGCCCGTCAGACTCTGAGCCTTTTTCTGCGCTGGCCTTCAAGATTATGACGGACCCTTTTGCCGGGCAGCTGACATTCTTTCGAGTGTATTCGGGTACGTTGAAGACGGGAACTCCTGTTCTTAACGTTACTAAAGGGACGAAGGATCGAGTGGGTCGTCTCTTGAAGATGCATGCGAATAAGCGTGAAGAAATCGAGATTGTGTACGCCGGTGATATCGCTGCCGCCGTCGGTCTCAAGAGCGCCACGACCGGTGATACATTGGCTGATGAAAAGCAGCCGGTTTTGCTGGAGATCATGAAGTTTCCTGAGCCGGTCATTGCTATGGCTATTGAGCCTAAGACGAAGCCTGATCAGGAAAAGATGGGTTTTGCATTGCAGAAATTAGCGCAAGAAGATCCGTCATTTCGTGTTCGAACTGATGAAGAGACGGCTCAGACGATTATCGCTGGGATGGGGGAGTTGCATCTCGAAATTATTGTTGACCGTTTGATGCGTGAATTCAAGGTTGAGGCGAACGTTGGGAAGCCTGAAGTCGCTTTTCGTGAAACTATTCGCCGCAAGGCCGAAGCTGAATCGAAGTATATCAAGCAGACCGGTGGTCGAGGTCAATATGGCCATGTGGTTTTGACCGTTGAGCCATCTGAGTCTGGTAAGGGGCTGGAGTTTATCAATAAGACAGTCGGCGGCTCTATCCCGAAAGAATATATTCCTGCTATCGAAAAGGGCGTGAAAGAGCGGATGGAGACGGGTGTTGTTGCAGGATTCCCATTGCGAGATGTGAAGGTTACCGTGATCGATGGGTCGTACCACGACGTGGACTCCAATGAAATGGCATTCAAGATTGCCGCCTCCATGGGATTTGCTGACGCCTGCAAGAAGGCAGATCCCGTCCTGCTAGAGCCGATCATGAAGGTGGAAGTGCTGGTTCCGCAGGACTTTATGGGAGACGTCATTGGGAACTTGAATGGTCGACGCGGAAAAGTTCAGGGCATGAAGGTTCGTGCCGGCGCTCAGGCAATTGAAGCCACCGTTCCGCTGATGGAAATGTTTGGGTATGCGACCGATTTGCGTTCCCGTACGCAGGGTCGTGCAACTTATAGTATGGAATTTGACCGGTACGACCAGGTTCCCCGGCAGATCGCTGAAGCGATTACTGCTAAGCACCGTGGTGAATAG
- the rpsG gene encoding 30S ribosomal protein S7 yields the protein MPRGQFFGHREAQPDSKYRDKLVGKFLNVLMGGGKKSTAERICYGAFDLIQEKTNGGDPMKIFKSAIDNVKPVVEVKSRRVGGASYQVPVEIRPSRRVSLALRWITEYSRSRGGKSMQDRLAAELLDASNNTGASVKKREDVHRMAEANKAFAHYRW from the coding sequence ATGCCACGCGGACAATTTTTCGGTCATCGAGAGGCGCAGCCTGATTCGAAGTATCGCGACAAGCTTGTCGGGAAATTCCTGAATGTTTTGATGGGTGGTGGAAAGAAAAGTACGGCTGAGCGGATCTGTTACGGGGCTTTCGATCTGATTCAGGAGAAGACGAACGGCGGAGATCCGATGAAGATCTTTAAGTCGGCGATCGATAATGTGAAGCCGGTTGTCGAGGTTAAGTCTCGTCGGGTTGGTGGTGCTTCTTATCAGGTTCCTGTTGAGATCAGGCCTTCTCGTCGAGTCTCATTGGCTTTGCGGTGGATCACGGAGTATTCGCGGTCGCGCGGTGGAAAGAGTATGCAGGACAGGCTGGCGGCTGAACTGCTCGACGCGTCCAATAATACGGGTGCGTCAGTGAAGAAGCGCGAGGATGTCCATCGTATGGCGGAGGCCAATAAGGCTTTTGCTCATTATCGCTGGTAG
- a CDS encoding 30S ribosomal protein S12: MPTINQLVRKGRTLVKSKTKSPALKRCPQKRGVCLRVYTTTPKKPNSALRKVARVRLTNGMEVTTYIPGVGHNLQEHSIVLVRGGRVKDLPGVRYHIVRGSLDAVGVADRKQARSKYGAKRPK, from the coding sequence ATGCCAACGATTAATCAGTTAGTGCGAAAGGGACGGACCCTCGTTAAGTCGAAGACGAAAAGTCCCGCCTTGAAACGTTGCCCGCAGAAGCGTGGCGTCTGCCTCCGTGTCTATACCACGACTCCGAAGAAGCCTAACTCTGCGCTTCGTAAGGTCGCGCGTGTGCGTTTGACCAATGGGATGGAGGTGACCACTTATATCCCTGGTGTGGGGCACAATCTCCAGGAGCACTCGATCGTTTTGGTTCGTGGTGGCCGTGTTAAGGACTTGCCGGGCGTTCGTTATCACATAGTGCGTGGTTCTTTGGATGCGGTAGGAGTTGCCGATCGAAAGCAGGCCCGATCCAAATACGGGGCGAAGCGGCCCAAGTAG